CATTCCCGACATCATGGCCTTCTCTGGGGCGAAAATGCGGGAGGTGGGCACGACCAACCGCACTCATTTCCGGGATTATGCCGAGGCCGTCTCGGAGGCAACGCGCATGCTCCTTAAGGTACATCCTTCGAACTACCGCATCGTGGGCTTTTCCGCCGAGGTGGGACGGGAGGAACTCGCCACGCTGGCGAGGGAGAAGAAACTCGTTTTTCTGGAGGATCTCGGAAGCGGCGTTTTGGTGGACCTCTCCCCCTTCGGTCTTTCCGGAGAACCCACGGTGCGCCACTGTATTGCCGAAGGCGTGGATCTCGTCACGTTCTCGGGGGATAAACTGCTCGGCGGTCCTCAGATCGGCGCCGTAGTCGGACGGAAACAGCTCGTGGACGAACTTCGCCGCTATCCCCTCGCTCGGGCGCTGCGAGTTGACAAAATGACCCTGGCTGCTCTGGAGGCGACGCTGCGCCTTTACTTGACGGACCGGTGGCGGGAAATTCCCTCCCTGGCCATGCTCTGTGTGGATGGAGACATCTTGCGGGAGCGGGCGGAATGCCTTGCCGCTCGGCTTGGCGAGGCGATTCCGGCGGCTTCCTGCCGTGTACTGTCCGTTGAGGACGCCGTGGGGGGTGGCGCGTTTCCCGCCCGGGGAATTGACGGCTTTGCCGTTGCGGTGAGCCTGCCGGGTTGGAGCGCCGCAGCACTCCAGGCCCGCCTTCGCCTCTGCGTTTACCCTGTCGTGGCAAACGTTCAGAATGAACTCGTCTGCCTGCATCTCCGAACGCTCTCGGGGGAGGATGAGGAGTGCCTCCTCGCTGCGTTCCGGGAAATTACAGGAGGTGGAGAACCATGAACGCCGGTGAGCGGGAAGTTCCCTTCGTTCTAGGGACGGCGGGGCACATCGACCACGGCAAGACCACCCTTGTGAAGGCCCTCACGGGAATCGACTGCGACCGGCTTCAGGAGGAGAAGAAGCGGGGCATCACCATCGAACTTGGATTCGCCCCTCTGCGTCTTCCCGGCGGAGCCGTGGTGAGCATCGTGGATGTGCCGGGGCACGAGCGTTTCATTCGGCAGATGGTGGCGGGCGCTTCTGGCGTGGACGCGGTGCTCTTCGTGGTTGCCGCGGACGAAGGAGTCATGCCCCAGACGCGGGAACACCTGGCGATTCTCTCCCTCCTCGGTGTCCGGGACGGCGTGGTGGCCCTTACGAAGGCCGACCTCGTGGACCCCGAGATGTTGGAACTCGTCCGGGAGGACGTGGCGGAGGCTCTCCGGGGAACGTTTCTGGAGAGCGCACCGGTTTTCGCCGTTTCGGCGCACACCGGCGAGAACCTGGACCTTCTCACCCAGGCCCTGGAATCTCTCGTGGAGCGTGTTCCCCCCAGGGATCGTTCCGGAGGATTCTTTTTGCCCGTGGACAGGGCGTTTCCCATTTCGGGATTCGGAACAGTGGTGACCGGAACGGCCTATACGGGTACGTTGCGCTCGGGGAGTGATGTGGTCCTTCTTCCCTCGGAACGGGCTGGCAAGGTACGCACTCTTCAAGTGCATGGCCGTCTCGTGGAAGAGGCCTGGGCGGGGCAACGGATCGCCGTCAATCTTTCGGGAGTGCCCGTGGATGCGATCAACCGCGGAGACGTGCTTTGCTCGCCCGGCATGTTCGTTCCCACCTCCTGTCTGGACGTGGTCCTCCGGGTGCTTGCTTCCTCAATGGAGCCGGTGAAGCACTGGCAACGGGTCCACCTTCACGTAGGAACCTCGGACACGCTCGCCCGGGTGGCTTTGTTGGATCGGCGCCAGATCGAACCCGGCGAAGAAGCTCCCGCACAGCTCGTCCTCGAAGAGCGCATCGTTGCCTGTTTGCATCAGCGTTTCGTGGTGCGCTTCTACAGTCCTCTCGTGACCATCGCGGGAGGCGAGATCCTCTATCCCTACGGAAACAAACCCCGGGGGCGAAAGGCCAGGGCCGCCGTGGCGGGACGGATCGAAACGCTCCTTGCCGCTCCCGGAGGAAGCACGTTGTTCGCTCTTCTCGCGGACGAGCGAACCCGCATCTCCCTGAAGGAGGCCATGGTCTTGCTCCAGCAGACTGCAGAGGGAGTGCGCGCCCTGGCGCAAGAGCTTGTCCGGGGGAAACGCATCGTCGTTCTGGGGAAGGGCAATGACGAGAGCTATGTCTCTACGGTTCAGCTGAAGAAGATCGAGACGCTTCTCCTTGAGACGCTCGACGAATTCCATGCGACTATGCCCCAATTGCGGGGAATGCCCCTGGAGCAGCTTGTGGCACGCCTTTTCCCCGGCGAGGATGTCCGTTCCGCGAAGGAGATCCTTTCCCTCTTCCTCGAAAATAGCACGATTTTGCTGGAAGAGGGGCGGGTCAGGTCGCCCCGGTTCATCTACAGGGATCCTGAGGAGTTACGGCGGCAATTACGCGATCTCGAAGAACTGTGCGCACGTTCCGGTGTGGTTCAACTCCCGCTTCTGGAGGAAGTGCGCCACGCACTGCATCTCTCCGAGCAGGACCTGCGCATTCTCATGGATGTGGCGCGCCAGGAGGGGCTTGTGGCGGTGATTTCCGAGGGCATGCTTCTTCACCGGGTGGTGGAGGAGCGCCTTCTCGGACTGCTCGGTACGGTGGAATCTGATATCACCGTCGCGTCGGTGCGGGACCTCACCGGAAGCAGTCGGAAATACGTGCTTCCCATTCTCGAACATTTCGACGCCCAGGGGTACACGCGTCGCGTGGGTGACAAACGAATCCTTCGAAAGAAAAATCTCAGGCAAGAAGGCAAAAATAAATAAAAAGAAAATAATAATAAATTTTTTATATATGCCATCTTCGGAAGTGGGCTTTATGCCACGAGGCTGAAACGGGATGGCAAGCCACTGCGCGCTTCCAAAGAAGAGATCGGCGCGGAGCCGGTTTTTCTCAAGTGTAATAAATGACATGCAACTTTGCGTAATCTGGAATTTTATGGTAAAATCGATCCAAATTTCCATTAGGGAGTGAAGCACATGGGCTGCAGCCTTTCGAGCATTCGAGAGCGGATAACTCTGCACAAGGGTTCGCGAGTTCGGTACAAGGCCTCGAAAGGACGCCGCAAAGTGGAGGAGCGCCAGGGAGTCATCATCGAAACCTATCCCAAGCTGTTTACCATGTTTGTGGAGTCCCAGAACAGTACGGTTTCCTTCAGTTACGTCGAACTTTTGACGCACGAGGTGGAACTGGAGATTCTCCCCCAGCACGAGAAGATCGTCTGATTTGTTCTGGAGGGAATGAGGAGTGTGGGCAAAAACCCGACTTTGTCTTCGGGGTTTTCTTTGTCTCTGAAACCCTGAAAGGGTTTTTTGTGCTTTTTTGTAACGACAGCGTTTTTCCGACCCGACGCCTCGGCGTCGGGTTCGTCGTATGAAAAGTGTCCGCATCCGCGTCCCCTTTCGGCGTTTTTTCAGCGATGCGGGGAACGAAGGAGAACGATCATGCAGGAACAACTTTTCTCTTACGGAAAGATAAATTTTACGCTGCGTGTCACCGGAAAAAGAGGGGATGGATATCATTTTCTTGTAACCTCTTTTTTTCGAATCGGACCGCTTGAAACCTTGACAATTCGAGAAATAAAGCATCATAATGTCCAGAGCCCGGATGTCCTTCGCGTGCACAATGCGGTTGTGGCGGAAGAGAACATTCTTTTTCGGGTTCTTCGGGAGGCGAGGCAAGAAATACCTGATCTTCCGGCCCTGGAAATGGACCTCTGGAAGCAGGTTCCTCCCGGAAGTGGCCTCGGAACGGGCAGCGGCAATGCGGTGGCGCTGGTGCGCTGGCTCCGGGATCGCAAGGGCGTCACTTTCGGCGGTTCACTGGCCCGGATAGGGGCGGATGTTCCCTTT
Above is a genomic segment from Aminiphilus circumscriptus DSM 16581 containing:
- the selA gene encoding L-seryl-tRNA(Sec) selenium transferase, encoding MKDTLRELLRAIPPMERFLETPWAEEASLGLGRDSIKSIVSDVIGEYRNALRKGEGTVLSVEDLEAEMRRRCLEKCAPSLRPVVNATGVVVHTNLGRSCLHDEAIEALTAVARSYSTLEYNLDGGKRGHRDSHVEWLLCQLTGADAALVVNNNAAAVLLCLAALAKDREVVVSRGELVEIGGSFRIPDIMAFSGAKMREVGTTNRTHFRDYAEAVSEATRMLLKVHPSNYRIVGFSAEVGREELATLAREKKLVFLEDLGSGVLVDLSPFGLSGEPTVRHCIAEGVDLVTFSGDKLLGGPQIGAVVGRKQLVDELRRYPLARALRVDKMTLAALEATLRLYLTDRWREIPSLAMLCVDGDILRERAECLAARLGEAIPAASCRVLSVEDAVGGGAFPARGIDGFAVAVSLPGWSAAALQARLRLCVYPVVANVQNELVCLHLRTLSGEDEECLLAAFREITGGGEP
- the selB gene encoding selenocysteine-specific translation elongation factor; the encoded protein is MNAGEREVPFVLGTAGHIDHGKTTLVKALTGIDCDRLQEEKKRGITIELGFAPLRLPGGAVVSIVDVPGHERFIRQMVAGASGVDAVLFVVAADEGVMPQTREHLAILSLLGVRDGVVALTKADLVDPEMLELVREDVAEALRGTFLESAPVFAVSAHTGENLDLLTQALESLVERVPPRDRSGGFFLPVDRAFPISGFGTVVTGTAYTGTLRSGSDVVLLPSERAGKVRTLQVHGRLVEEAWAGQRIAVNLSGVPVDAINRGDVLCSPGMFVPTSCLDVVLRVLASSMEPVKHWQRVHLHVGTSDTLARVALLDRRQIEPGEEAPAQLVLEERIVACLHQRFVVRFYSPLVTIAGGEILYPYGNKPRGRKARAAVAGRIETLLAAPGGSTLFALLADERTRISLKEAMVLLQQTAEGVRALAQELVRGKRIVVLGKGNDESYVSTVQLKKIETLLLETLDEFHATMPQLRGMPLEQLVARLFPGEDVRSAKEILSLFLENSTILLEEGRVRSPRFIYRDPEELRRQLRDLEELCARSGVVQLPLLEEVRHALHLSEQDLRILMDVARQEGLVAVISEGMLLHRVVEERLLGLLGTVESDITVASVRDLTGSSRKYVLPILEHFDAQGYTRRVGDKRILRKKNLRQEGKNK
- a CDS encoding Veg family protein: MGCSLSSIRERITLHKGSRVRYKASKGRRKVEERQGVIIETYPKLFTMFVESQNSTVSFSYVELLTHEVELEILPQHEKIV